Proteins from one Megalopta genalis isolate 19385.01 chromosome 1, iyMegGena1_principal, whole genome shotgun sequence genomic window:
- the LOC117223803 gene encoding ribosomal protein S6 kinase beta-1 isoform X2: MAGVFDIELHEGDSSVNQDDSDDDVLENREDDYDHSTNVNTILESDNLERVQLSEENVNPGQEKAGPQDFELCKILGAGGYGKVFQVKKVTGKDKGSIFAMKVLRKASIIRNQKDTAHTKAERNILEAVKHPFIVNLMYAFQTGGKLYLILEYLCGGELFTYLDREGVFLEDTACFYLSEIILALQHLHNQGIIYRDLKPENILLDGEGHVKLTDFGLCKEHIQEGTVTHTICGTIEYMAPEILTRSGHGKAVDWWSLGALMYDMLTGMPPFTGDDRNETIEKILRGKLCLPEYLTPDARELIRKLLKRQVSQRLGSGPEDAEQIINHNFFKHINWHDVISRKLEPPFKPSLKSADDTSQFDEQFTASVPVDSPVESTLSESANMIFQGFTYVAPSVLEEMYSQPRVVNAKSPRKGFLGTGFSGSLHSLSPRSPDAHLRTSSHFRPHRFE; this comes from the exons ATGGCAGGAGTATTTGATATAGAATTACACGAAGGTGATTCTTCTGTCAATCAAGACGATTCGGACGACGATGTTCTAGAAAACAGAGAA GATGATTATGATCATTCCACAAACGTCAATACTATTTTAGA ATCCGATAACTTGGAGAGAGTTCAATTATCCGAAGAAAACGTAAATCCTGGTCAAGAAAAAGCTGGCCCTCAAGATTTTGAACTATGTAAGATTCTCGGGGCTGGTGGATATGGGAAAGTTTTCCAAGTGAAAAAGGTTACTGGGAAAGATAAGGGCAGTATTTTTGCAATGAAG GTACTGCGGAAAGCTTCTATTATAAGGAATCAGAAGGACACAGCACATACAAAAGCGGAAAGAAATATCTTAGAGGCTGTAAAG CACCCATTTATTGTCAATTTAATGTATGCTTTTCAAACTGGtggtaaattatatttaattttggaGTATCTTTGTGGTGGAGAACTTTTTACTTACTTGGACAGAGAAGGCGTGTTCTTAGAAGACACAGCTTG TTTTTATTTATCCGAGATCATACTTGCACTTCAACATCTGCACAATCAGGGTATTATTTACAG AGATTTGAAACCAGAAAATATCTTACTGGACGGCGAAGGTCATGTTAAATTGACAGACTTTGGCTTGTGCAAAGAACACATACAAGAAGGTACAGTGACGCACACTATTTGCGGAACTATAGAATACAT GGCACCAGAAATTTTAACGAGAAGTGGACATGGTAAGGCCGTTGACTGGTGGAGTTTAGGTGCGCTAATGTATGACATGCTTACTGGAATG CCACCGTTCACAGGAGATGATagaaacgaaacaatcgagaagATTTTAAGAGGAAAGTTATGTCTTCCGGAATATCTAACACCAGATGCTAGGGAACTGatacgaaaattattaaaa AGGCAAGTATCTCAAAGATTGGGATCGGGTCCAGAAGATGCGGAGCAAAtaataaatcacaatttttttaaacatatcaATTGGCACGACGTAATCTCAAGAAAACTTGAACCTCCCTTTAAGCCATCGTTA AAAAGTGCTGACGATACGTCACAATTTGATGAACAGTTCACAGCCTCCGTACCTGTAGATTCGCCAGTTGAAAGTACTCTTAGCGAATCTGCTAATATGATCTTTCAA GGTTTTACCTATGTAGCACCGAGTGTTTTAGAAGAAATGTACTCGCAGCCGAGAGTTGTGAATGCTAAAAGTCCCCGTAAAGGTTTCTTAGGCACAGGCTTTAGCGGAAGTCTTCACAGTTTATCGCCAAGATCACCAGATGCTCACCTTCGCACATCTTCTCATTTTCGTCCACACAG GTTCGAATAA
- the LOC117223803 gene encoding ribosomal protein S6 kinase beta-1 isoform X1 → MAGVFDIELHEGDSSVNQDDSDDDVLENREDDYDHSTNVNTILESDNLERVQLSEENVNPGQEKAGPQDFELCKILGAGGYGKVFQVKKVTGKDKGSIFAMKVLRKASIIRNQKDTAHTKAERNILEAVKHPFIVNLMYAFQTGGKLYLILEYLCGGELFTYLDREGVFLEDTACFYLSEIILALQHLHNQGIIYRDLKPENILLDGEGHVKLTDFGLCKEHIQEGTVTHTICGTIEYMAPEILTRSGHGKAVDWWSLGALMYDMLTGMPPFTGDDRNETIEKILRGKLCLPEYLTPDARELIRKLLKRQVSQRLGSGPEDAEQIINHNFFKHINWHDVISRKLEPPFKPSLKSADDTSQFDEQFTASVPVDSPVESTLSESANMIFQGFTYVAPSVLEEMYSQPRVVNAKSPRKGFLGTGFSGSLHSLSPRSPDAHLRTSSHFRPHRHPMLGSNNVEDTEMTDIDQQSL, encoded by the exons ATGGCAGGAGTATTTGATATAGAATTACACGAAGGTGATTCTTCTGTCAATCAAGACGATTCGGACGACGATGTTCTAGAAAACAGAGAA GATGATTATGATCATTCCACAAACGTCAATACTATTTTAGA ATCCGATAACTTGGAGAGAGTTCAATTATCCGAAGAAAACGTAAATCCTGGTCAAGAAAAAGCTGGCCCTCAAGATTTTGAACTATGTAAGATTCTCGGGGCTGGTGGATATGGGAAAGTTTTCCAAGTGAAAAAGGTTACTGGGAAAGATAAGGGCAGTATTTTTGCAATGAAG GTACTGCGGAAAGCTTCTATTATAAGGAATCAGAAGGACACAGCACATACAAAAGCGGAAAGAAATATCTTAGAGGCTGTAAAG CACCCATTTATTGTCAATTTAATGTATGCTTTTCAAACTGGtggtaaattatatttaattttggaGTATCTTTGTGGTGGAGAACTTTTTACTTACTTGGACAGAGAAGGCGTGTTCTTAGAAGACACAGCTTG TTTTTATTTATCCGAGATCATACTTGCACTTCAACATCTGCACAATCAGGGTATTATTTACAG AGATTTGAAACCAGAAAATATCTTACTGGACGGCGAAGGTCATGTTAAATTGACAGACTTTGGCTTGTGCAAAGAACACATACAAGAAGGTACAGTGACGCACACTATTTGCGGAACTATAGAATACAT GGCACCAGAAATTTTAACGAGAAGTGGACATGGTAAGGCCGTTGACTGGTGGAGTTTAGGTGCGCTAATGTATGACATGCTTACTGGAATG CCACCGTTCACAGGAGATGATagaaacgaaacaatcgagaagATTTTAAGAGGAAAGTTATGTCTTCCGGAATATCTAACACCAGATGCTAGGGAACTGatacgaaaattattaaaa AGGCAAGTATCTCAAAGATTGGGATCGGGTCCAGAAGATGCGGAGCAAAtaataaatcacaatttttttaaacatatcaATTGGCACGACGTAATCTCAAGAAAACTTGAACCTCCCTTTAAGCCATCGTTA AAAAGTGCTGACGATACGTCACAATTTGATGAACAGTTCACAGCCTCCGTACCTGTAGATTCGCCAGTTGAAAGTACTCTTAGCGAATCTGCTAATATGATCTTTCAA GGTTTTACCTATGTAGCACCGAGTGTTTTAGAAGAAATGTACTCGCAGCCGAGAGTTGTGAATGCTAAAAGTCCCCGTAAAGGTTTCTTAGGCACAGGCTTTAGCGGAAGTCTTCACAGTTTATCGCCAAGATCACCAGATGCTCACCTTCGCACATCTTCTCATTTTCGTCCACACAG GCATCCCATGCTAGGTTCGAATAATGTGGAAGACACGGAAATGACAGATATAGATCAGCAGTCGTTATAG
- the LOC117223817 gene encoding LOW QUALITY PROTEIN: corepressor interacting with RBPJ 1 (The sequence of the model RefSeq protein was modified relative to this genomic sequence to represent the inferred CDS: deleted 1 base in 1 codon), with the protein MGKGFNNYMCKKFFHPASRDNLKRVWMAEQQAEAYKKKQEELRVQYEKEQDLHNNKALLSKESKDKLSVNFMYEPPPGAKKEREKEDNEPEYKFEWQRKYNAPRESYCKGDSEIRDQPFGIQVRNVRCIKCHKWGHINTDKECPLYSQAMSVVMANNSQAPPAPDALTLVQQMREDGLALKKSALNAQQHLRVPEHEHLMVSDDEEQTEIKFLKALSKRDKKKLLKRLQQLEKKTKKHKKKKSKTKKRKTKRKDSDSDTDSDHRGSVKNNSSKDDTDSSRNSSSVSDSKNSNGSNIISRDGNNYFNMNNVNTQKKNTRR; encoded by the exons ATGGGGAAaggatttaataattatatgtgTAAAAAGTTTTTCCATCCTGCATCTCGAGACAACTTGAAACGA GTATGGATGGCTGAACAACAAGCTGAGGCGTACAAGAAAAAACAGGAGGAATTACGTGTTCAATATGAAAAAGAACAAGATCTACATAATAACAA AGCTCTGTTGAGTAAAGAAAGCAAAGATAAGCTcagtgtaaattttatgtaCGAACCTCCACCTGGTgcgaaaaaagaaagagagaaagaagataACGAACCAGAGTACAAATTTGAATGGCAACGCAAGTATAATGCACCTAGAGAAAGTTATTGCAAAGGAGACAGTGAAATTAGAGATCAGCCTTTTGGAATTCAAGTACGTAATGTACGTTGCATCAAGTGTCACAAATGGGGACATATAAATACAG ATAAGGAATGTCCTCTCTACAGTCAAGCCATGAGTGTAGTGATGGCTAATAATTCTCAAGCACCGCCTGCACCTGATGCTCTTACTCTGGTACAGCAAATGAGAGAAGATGGCTTGGCACTAAAAAA atCCGCATTAAATGCACAGCAACACTTACGAGTTCCTGAACACGAACATCTCATGGTTTCAGATGATGAAGAACAAACAGAAATCAAATTTTTGAAAGCTTTGTCCAAAAGAGATAAGAAGAAATTGTTGAA AAGACTGCAACAACTCGAAAAGAAAACCAAGAAACACAAGAAGAAAAAATCAAaaacaaagaaaagaaaaacaaaacgTAAAGACAGTGATAGTGACACAGACAGCGATCATCGT GGCAGCGTTAAGAATAACAGTAGCAAAGACGATACTGATAGTAGTAGAAATAGTAGTAGCGTTAGCGACAGCAAAAATAGTAATGGGAGTAATATTATCAGCAGAGACGGtaacaattattttaatatgaATAATGTTAATACCCAAAAAAAGAACACGAGAAGATAA
- the LOC117223826 gene encoding sesquipedalian-1: MKINEKNMVAFATSATPVDREGWLNKRGELNRGYQRRWFVLKGNILFYFDRRGDKEPVGMIVLEGCTIELAEDEEQFGFQIVFHGPNNRNYALAAESQESMEQWMKALACASYEYMKLMVAELQRQLDAAEEETTMVVAPSPSPKAPPRQRHNPFNRPESHHRSQSVRSARGRTENVPRTRITFRELHTMYGRRILADLNEWRHASKNAEAPLISL, translated from the exons ATGAAAATAAACGAGAAAAATATGGTAGCTTTCGCAACGTCGGCTACGCCGGTGGACCGGGAAGGTTGGTTAAACAAACGCGGTGAATTGAACCGTGGCTATCAGAGACGATGGTTCGTTCTCAAgggaaatatattattttactttgatCGACGCGGTGACAAAGAGCCGGTTGGTATGATAGTTCTGGAAGGTTGTACCATCGAATTGGCAGAAGACGAGGAACAATTTGGCTTCCAAATAGTCTTTCATGGCCCAAATAATAGAAACTACGCCCTTGCTGCCGAATCTCAA GAATCTATGGAACAATGGATGAAAGCTTTAGCATGTGCGAGCTACGAATATATGAAATTAATGGTAGCAGAACTGCAAAGACAACTGGATGCTGCGGAAGAAGAAACCACTATGGTCGTAGCTCCTTCTCCGTCACCTAAAGCTCCTCCACGGCAACGTCATAACCCCTTTAATCGACCCGAATCTCATCATCGGTCCCAGAGCGTGAGATCTGCTCGTGGGAGAACAGAAAATGTTCCAAGAACAAGGATCACGTTTCGCGAATTACATACAATGTACGGTAGAAGAATTTTGGCCGATTTGAATGAGTGGAGGCATGCGAGCAAAAACGCTGAGGCTCCTTTGATCAGTCTATA A
- the hob gene encoding bridge-like lipid transfer protein family member hobbit, protein MTGLIVFVTVCFVLYCSFTWIIPRLLAWLVKRRYKIYLRVGHISLPYFILRDVNVSKNGFTLEVEEISIRSSLFSSDVAKLLAVIMKDVRINKDVPTKTLCLPKKPAHPLDFRNKKIPPIIITFVQFMAVHIENLSLLVLGNGWLANGSAESLSLDGSVVHGARTLLGSASVVGGAMKLLRHSSDACLSQISFAGTAEATLRAQGDLSVEKMYIGIMQTEGSGGADLVTFFKDKSSFTDASSYSSANVDSSNDLLTRLAPLIPKDFMLKIGPSSVIMGKEDGMVLGLEGTMKGLQINTKFQPCNFQLNLTLNLDGLSVRSKLPILTLRSLLINSKVDRNILQIATQIHNLSISYDHKDWETILCNTDHEISRPVTGITLQNKLPWSDVRVNTELYDSSVHVKLIDVDEVSCGVTHVKYSLNTLTDTTDGWNTELVVESLYCTLNGSSTVASETSHQWGTPLSIGVLLATTRTNAIGIAVDALVAEWSLEFARFLEEAFKCCQKSKKIEPAKNNNHRDSEDVIQLNLNVTNCNLFFIAENNLSIMTRLDTASFEHNAKRLVAVAEGVSAITLNKNEPIICQHAQALAHPFLAVRKCKGAVTSETINISLDGTNLAWSPNLHLRLLQLWLESADFRTILGRNDATAAKVNVEGEKVPKRKRALDVLATGGISLSIDISPKHFLELSSDQLRWSEGEWRLNYIRIALDMADIIMVEGFQLIRVLESEEVSAERQSNEGFVLDWNETWELNIESVKACFPYEHQFTDAIQNELFSIRKWLKEIHSSSNKRKEETLPCDLIIKIKEWVFEVSDDPFEVRLRDNYELLEDEYKESMKRQSMLDAKVQELCRTHLLLPLGKVEELYDSLNKKNAEIYVQRWKQMQRAGPARTRLFAWSMLDLEILALADPSINGTERATHALREMDAETPWPEDGLEFSALWVRGISLKCAEWKLHLRDFPQPLLLVESLSVWGRLAGAEALAPPRARRTVRIEIGAPWNDIVVERGMTSLKYYHDLNWDIDKFRYAFGPCWEPVIAQCNLSFEKIIHPSRDPSPPLPFWDKMRLTLHGRLTLCVKQLTVLLHGSLDPYNTTEEMELTWTGLALDWTQGRIIVKGDLDVYVRTASKYDDCRLLHLPNVRLSIKLAWVCLGDPRDHHAAIPCAPDRLPEYSSNQEHDSFRAFRSQNLNASLSLETKPTGSPTLSSAPTALLYGSTLRWFENLKLILSGATRPTRKGPLFKNIRPRKKQLSRHYRKVRLTLAFHRFHVSYWMSFAMQRGFEVTGGRVACSSEHNLSLHPIDDDLIHRPRAEWSVVYMNCELSDAEIWLKSALQEDKETASLRQPVEKCYCLSVARVSYGREAMVTGVSGGDTPTHRLVVHDLKGAWTKTNRDVAFALFDSFIKTQQLKKNLSTAALKGFHRESSSTPHKNRTAAVRSADPQATQLPNAAIACNSSSTSKPQQGEAVGMLQRLIAEAANKPVAFSDDLSVQTRGQQLRGLAACHQDDVLHKNWLIALVNSQVLLKGIETRGYVILSAAKAEILHRIHQPVWKERTLVTKTTWVGSLECMQYYATVSANIDDNIDDNIMWLTLDNIQEKDSTVIAGLPDVPALVGSGQSVGGVVSQTVGGGGGPQHQLQRIVSRCKCEFFYVGYGQALDVGSVDQVPPPPREEVSPWERKELSAADAFTLMHHDLDVCTNSLQYAMILDIVNNLLLYVEPRRKEASERLQRMRFQLQLHSVEDQKRPIQQLQNTVRGLVAKLRRLERETYLVQKALAEKSSPELLAEMERLEARVFECKEQLAAKAEELDVMFSCYKETTAPATASTTLKDKPAAVARVAEICFKHAQWRLTDADGQLGIADLILTNFLYTKTSKTDDSVEHLLELGYVRMTNLLPNQVYTEVLTPTELQSNMPVDRQRALRVFCREKAPVAGISVKEHFEINVVPLTIGLTKKFFNTMLKFCFPERDPEGIEESPAPQRDSSFYVPIERRDDVEKMKERADKNKLFIYIKIPEVPVRVSYKGNKEKNLEDVRDFALVIPTLEYHNVTWTWLDLLLAMKSDSRRVILSQAIKQKLQIKPRGPQEESAPQEEDKARLLLGARHLPGDARKKGVFKFK, encoded by the exons ATGACTGGATTAATTGTCTTCGTTACAGTTTGCTTCGTACTCTATTGCAGTTTCACCTG GATAATACCGAGACTCTTGGCATGGCtggtgaagaggagatacaaaatttatttacgGGTCGGCCACATTTCGTTACCTTATTTTATACTTCGGGACGTAAACGTTTCGAAAAATGGATTCACATTG GAAGTGGAGGAAATAAGTATACGGAGCAGTCTGTTCAGTAGCGATGTAGCAAAACTCTTAGCTGTGATAATGAAAGATGTACGTATAAACAAGGATGTACCAACAAAGACGCTGTGCTTGCCAAAGAAACCGGCGCATCCGTTGGATTTTCGAAATAAAAAGATTCCTCCGATAATCATAACATTTGTACAG TTTATGGCGGTACATATAGAGAATTTAAGTCTTTTAGTGTTGGGTAACGGCTGGCTCGCAAACGGTAGTGCTGAGAGCCTGAGTCTGGATGGTAGCGTCGTACATGGAGCTCGTACCCTCCTCGGCTCCGCCAGCGTCGTGGGCGGTGCGATGAAATTATTGCGACACTCGTCCGACGCCTGTCTCTCGCAGATATCGTTTGCGGGTACGGCAGAAGCTACATTGAGAGCGCAAGGGGACCTTTCGGTGGAG AAAATGTACATCGGAATAATGCAGACAGAGGGTTCCGGTGGTGCGGATCTGGTTACCTTCTTCAAAGATAAAAGCTCGTTTACCGACGCGTCTTCGTACTCGAGCGCGAACGTTGACTCTTCCAATGATTTGTTGACTCGATTAGCGCCACTCATTCCAAAA GATTTCATGTTGAAAATAGGCCCTTCTTCTGTGATCATGGGCAAAGAAGATGGCATGGTACTTGGTTTAGAAGGTACGATGAAGGGTCTTCAAATAAACACGAAATTCCAGCCTTGCAACTTTCAATTAAATCTTACTTTAAATTTGGATGGACTTTCCGTCCGTAGCAAGCTTCCCATTTTGACGCTGCGATCGTTATTAATCAATTCAAAG GTCGATCGAAATATTTTACAAATTGCCACGCAAATACACAACCTCTCGATTAGTTATGATCACAAAGATTGGGAGACGATTTTGTGCAATACCGATCACGAAATTTCAAGGCCGGTCACCGGCATAACTTTACAAAATAAATTACCGTGGTCAGATGTCAGAGTAAACACCGAGCTTTACGATTCGTCCGTACACGTCAAATTGATCGACGTTGACGAAGTCTCGTGCGGAGTGACTCATGTGAAGTATTCACTGAATACGCTTACAG ACACGACAGACGGTTGGAATACGGAATTGGTAGTGGAGTCTTTATATTGTACTTTAAACGGTTCCAGTACCGTCGCTTCGGAAACGTCCCATCAATGGGGTACACCGTTATCCATCGGGGTACTGTTGGCTACAACGCGTACTAATGCCATTGGAATAGCTGTCGATGCTCTCGTAGCCGAATGGAGTTTAGAATTTGCCAGATTTCTTGAAGAAGCATTCAA ATGTTGTCAAAAGAGCAAAAAAATTGAACCAGCAAAGAATAATAATCATCGCGATTCGGAGGATGTTATCCAGTTGAATCTGAACGTTACGAATTGTAATTTGTTTTTCATTGCGGAGAATAATC TTTCCATAATGACCCGTTTGGATACAGCGAGTTTCGAACacaatgcgaaacgattggtaGCCGTCGCCGAGGGTGTCAGCGCGATTACTTTGAACAAAAATGAGCCAATTATTTGTCAACACGCTCAAGCATTAGCCCATCCGTTCCTGGCTGTAAGAAAATGCAAGGGTGCCGTCACGTCGGAaacaattaatattagtttggaCGGTACCAATCTGGCCTGGAGTCCGAATTTGCATCTACGACTTTTACAGCTTTGGCTAGAGTCTGCAGATTTTCGGACGATTTTAGGTCGAAACGACGCAACGGCGGCCAAGGTCAACGTCGAAG GTGAAAAAGTTCCAAAGCGGAAGCGAGCGTTAGACGTGCTGGCTACCGGAGGCATCAGTTTGTCCATAGATATTTCTCCGAAACACTTTTTGGAACTGTCGTCAGACCAGTTGCGTTGGTCGGAGGGAGAGTGGAGATTGAATTACATCCGCATCGCTTTAGACATGGCCGACATAATCATGGTAGAAGGTTTCCAGCTGATCAGAGTATTGGAGAGCGAAGAAGTGAGCGCAGAAAGACAGAGCAACGAGGGTTTCGTATTAGACTGGAACGAGACGTGGGAACTTAACATTGAATCGGTAAAGGCTTGTTTCCCATACGAACATCAGTTTACGGATGCTATACAAAATGAACTGTTCAGTATAAGGAAGTGGTTAAAGGAAATTCATTCTTCGTCGAATAAAAGAAAAGAGGAAACGTTACCATGTGATTTAATTATAAAG ATCAAAGAATGGGTATTCGAAGTGAGCGACGACCCATTCGAGGTACGATTGCGAGACAATTACGAGCTTTTGGAGGACGAGTATAAGGAGAGCATGAAACGGCAATCGATGCTCGATGCCAAAGTGCAAGAGCTTTGTCGGACTCATTTATTGCTGCCGCTAGGTAAGGTCGAAGAACTATACGACAGTCTGAATAAGAAGAACGCGGAGATCTACGTGCAACGATGGAAGCAAATGCAGCGCGCCGGTCCTGCCAGGACGAGGTTGTTTGCCTGGTCGATGTTGGACCTGGAGATCTTAGCGTTGGCCGATCCATCGATCAATGGTACCGAAAGAGCGACGCACGCGTTGCGGGAGATGGACGCGGAGACGCCCTGGCCCGAGGATGGCCTTGAATTCAGCGCACTTTGGGTTCGCGGAATAAGCTTGAAATGCGCCGAATGGAAGCTACATTTGAGGGACTTTCCGCAACCGTTGCTACTGGTCGAGAGCTTGAGCGTGTGGGGTAGGCTAGCTGGCGCTGAGGCGCTTGCACCTCCAAGAGCCAGACGTACCGTGCGGATCGAAATTGGTGCACCCTGGAACGACATCGTTGTCGAGAGGGGAATGACATCGCTAAAATACTACCACGACCTGAACTGGGACATCGACAAGTTCAGATACGCGTTCGGCCCGTGCTGGGAGCCGGTGATAGCCCAGTGCAATCTCAGTTTCGAGAAGATTATACACCCGTCGCGGGATCCGAGTCCCCCGCTACCCTTCTGGGACAAGATGCGGTTAACCCTTCATGGAAGGCTGACGCTCTGCGTGAAGCAGCTGACGGTGTTATTGCATGGCTCTTTGGACCCTTACAACACCACAGAAGAAATGGAGCTGACGTGGACGGGATTAGCACTGGACTGGACACAGGGGCGAATTATCGTGAAAGGAGACTTGGACGTGTACGTTCGCACGGCCAGCAAGTACGATGACTGCAGGTTGCTGCATCTGCCGAACGTGCGGCTGAGCATTAAGTTAGCGTGGGTCTGCTTAGGCGATCCGAGAGATCACCATGCTGCGATTCCTTGCGCACCAGACAGACTGCCCGAGTACTCGAGCAACCAGGAGCACGATTCGTTTAGGGCATTCCGTTCACAGAACTTGAACGCGAGCCTGTCCCTCGAGACGAAGCCGACCGGCTCTCCGACCTTGAGCAGCGCGCCTACCGCGTTGCTTTACGGCAGTACACTCAGATGGTTCgagaatttaaagttaattctcTCCGGGGCGACCAGGCCGACGAGGAAAGGGCCGCTGTTCAAGAATATCCGACCGAGGAAAAAACAACTCAGTCGACACTACCGTAAGGTTCGGTTGACCTTGGCGTTCCACCGGTTTCACGTTAGCTATTGGATGTCGTTCGCGATGCAACGTGGGTTCGAGGTGACCGGCGGCAGGGTAGCCTGTAGCTCCGAGCACAATTTGTCTCTGCACCCGATCGACGATGATCTGATACACCGACCGCGAGCCGAGTGGTCCGTTGTCTATATGAACTGCGAGCTCAGCGACGCGGAGATCTGGCTGAAGAGCGCCCTTCAGGAGGACAAGGAGACCGCGTCGCTGCGACAACCGGTGGAAAAATGTTACTGTCTGAGCGTGGCTCGGGTTAGCTATGGCAGGGAAGCTATGGTCACCGGCGTGAGTGGTGGCGACACACCTACCCATCGGCTGGTCGTGCACGATCTGAAAGGCGCTTGGACGAAAACGAACAGGGACGTGGCGTTCGCTCTTTTCGACTCGTTCATTAAGACTCAACAGCTGAAGAAGAACCTGTCAACCGCTGCGTTGAAGGGCTTCCATAGAGAGAGCTCGTCGACTCCGCACAAAAATCGAACAGCAGCCGTCAGGTCTGCTGATCCGCAAGCTACTCAATTGCCAAATGCTGCGATCGCGTGCAATTCTTCATCGACAAGCAAACCACAACAAGGAGAGGCTGTCGGGATGCTGCAAAGGCTGATAGCGGAGGCCGCGAACAAGCCTGTCGCCTTCAGCGACGACCTTTCTGTCCAAACCAGAGGCCAGCAGCTCCGTGGGCTGGCAGCTTGCCATCAAGACGACGTTCTCCACAAGAATTGGCTGA TTGCCCTGGTCAACAGTCAAGTGTTACTGAAAGGCATCGAGACGCGGGGCTACGTGATCTTATCTGCGGCCAAAGCTGAGATATTGCACAGGATACATCAACCAGTATGGAAGGAAAGAACCCTAGTTACGAAAACGACCTGGGTTGGCTCTTTGGAGTGTATGCAGTATTATGCGACCGTCAGTGCCAACATCGACGACAATATCGACGATAATATAATGTGGTTAACGTTGGACAACATTCAG GAAAAAGATTCAACTGTGATTGCTGGTTTGCCAGACGTACCAGCCTTGGTAGGTTCCGGGCAGAGTGTCGGTGGCGTGGTCAGTCAGACCGTGGGTGGCGGTGGTGGACCGCAACACCAACTACAACGGATTGTCTCTAGGTGCAAATGTGAATTCTTCTATGTCGGATACGGTCAGGCCCTGGACGTTGGATCCGTTGACCAAGTCCCGCCGCCGCCGAGGGAAGAAGTCAGCCCCTGGGAAAGGAAAGAGCTTTCGGCAGCCGACGCGTTCACCTTGATGCATCATGACTTGGACGTTTGCACTAACTCTCTGCAGTATGCTATGATTCTTGATATCGTAAACAATTTGCTGCTTTACGTCGAACCGAGGAGAAAAGAAGCTTCGGAACGGTTGCAGAGAATGAGGTTTCAGTTGCAGCTGCACTCGGTCGAAGACCAAAAGCGACCGATTCAACAATTGCAAAACACCGTGCGCGGTCTGGTAGCCAAATTGAGGAGATTGGAACGCGAGACGTATCTGGTGCAGAAAGCTCTAGCAGAGAAATCCAGTCCCGAGTTGCTCGCCGAGATGGAACGATTGGAGGCCAGAGTCTTCGAGTGCAAGGAACAGCTGGCTGCTAAAGCGGAGGAACTCGATGTGATGTTCAGCTGTTACAAGGAAACCACCGCACCTGCTACAGCTTCCACCACTTTGAAGGATAAACCGGCAGCAGTCGCAAGGGTTGCCGAAATCTGCTTCAAACACGCTCAGTGGAGATTGACGGACGCTGATGGACAATTGGGAATAGCCGACCTTATCTTAACTAATTTCTTGTACACCAAAACCAGTAAAACGGACGACTCGGTCGAGCATCTGCTTGAACTGGGATACGTCCGAATGACAAATTTATTGCCAAATCAGGTTTACACAGAAGTTTTGACGCCAACAGAATTGCAAAGCAACATGCCCGTTGATAGGCAAAGAGCTCTCAGAGTTTTCTGCAGGGAGAAGGCACCGGTGGCCGGGATATCCGTCAAAGAACATTTCGAAATCAACGTGGTTCCTCTGACGATAG GATTGACAAAAAAGTTTTTCAATACTATGCTGAAGTTCTGTTTCCCCGAGAGGGATCCAGAAGGAATAGAAGAATCACCTGCTCCACAACGAGATTCCTCATTTTACGTGCCCATTGAAAGAAGAGACGACGTGGAAAAAATGAAGGAGAGAGCAGACAAAAACAAACTgtttatatacataaaaatacCAGAAGTACCAGTTCGTGTATCTTATAAG GGTAACAAGGAGAAAAATTTGGAAGATGTCCGTGATTTTGCACTTGTAATACCTACGTTGGAGTACCATAATGTCACTTGGACGTGGCTGGATCTTTTATTGGCTATGAAAAGTGATTCTAGACGCGTAATATTGAGTCAAGCCATCAAGCAGAAGCTACAAATCAAGCCACGAGGTCCACAAGAAGAATCTGCCCCACAAGAGGAAGATAAAGCTCGACTTTTGTTGGGTGCTAGACACTTGCCTGGAGACGCGAGAAAGAAGGgcgtatttaaatttaaatag